In a genomic window of Leptidea sinapis chromosome 14, ilLepSina1.1, whole genome shotgun sequence:
- the LOC126967924 gene encoding uncharacterized protein LOC126967924 has translation MYFVVLVITYIADGGGAQLNEDSCDPSELKICVQTTPKTPVGLPRTQEELDAHCLAYQTGMSCMDTWIRRCLPTDGQKLVQQQIGGARALMRFLCSNETGLRRDFLKEPSCWRLVSADWTGCVDELQLAVRDISHRSQQITFFNKNSELCCARDAFLGCVSRVGRICSPAAGDLLRRMAWVLAQDVAACSHQPRARCRATHSALSSHTLTLLSTALLYPPLHL, from the exons ATGTATTTCGTTGTTCTTGTAATCACTTATATAGCGG ATGGAGGTGGTGCTCAGTTAAATGAAGACAGCTGTGACCCCAGCGAGCTGAAGATATGTGTCCAGACCACCCCGAAGACTCCAGTGGGGCTGCCGAGGACTCAGGAAGAACTTGACGCACATTGCTT GGCGTACCAGACGGGCATGTCGTGTATGGACACGTGGATCAGGAGGTGTCTGCCGACGGACGGACAGAAACTGGTGCAGCAGCAGATCGGAGGGGCGCGGGCTCTGATGAGGTTCCTATGCAGCAACGAGACCGGGTTACGAAGAG ATTTTCTCAAAGAGCCATCGTGTTGGAGGTTGGTGTCAGCTGACTGGACTGGTTGCGTGGATGAGTTGCAGCTTGCAGTAAGAGATATCTCCCACCGATCGCaacaaattacattttttaataaaaactctGAGTTGTGCTG TGCCCGTGATGCGTTCCTCGGCTGCGTGTCCCGCGTGGGCCGCATCTGCTCGCCAGCGGCTGGTGACCTGCTCCGCCGCATGGCCTGGGTCCTGGCCCAGGACGTCGCGGCCTGCTCCCACCAGCCCCGGGCCCGCTGTCGAGCCACACACTCCGCACTCTCCTCTCACACACTAACATTACTCTCTACTGCGCTGCTGTACCCCCCACTGCATCTATAA